The following are encoded together in the Pectobacterium wasabiae CFBP 3304 genome:
- a CDS encoding TolC family protein, with amino-acid sequence MNQHIAHFWDSQQHDSQQQNVQHEATPRTAGSRVLRIAVTLACLGLAGCAVKPEPVTVEQQAAQALSDRTQMFANQEPVRGTITLDEAIARALKYNLQQRVALMEQAMEDDLLGVQNLDMLLPKLTARAGLQTRDNVAGSSSQSVTTGRQSLESSTSQDQTMRTADLTMSWNVLDFGISYFNAKMQANKSLAAEERRRRVVADITRQVRTAYWEAATAQRLQPEVTTALTQARQALEYARQTEQQRLLAPVEALRFQKNMLEMVRQLEIVDSDLVVAKSRLAALMNLPPSSKYDVVVPNESSLIAPKMAYSLDDLENFSMVKRPEVREESYLARNSVLETRKSLLRLLPGVSLFAGINGDSNSYLVNSQWASAGVQVSGNLLNVLSWSSVKRAGQANEDLAEVRRQALRMAVLTQVNVAWQEYQQSTQMFSRYQELARIQRGILNQTTLSVQHRAETQMEQVRVSTETILTTRARDRSFADVQNALGAVYQAAGLDVLPDNVNDVSLAALSNSIARTTGNLEKGGVAVPRLSLPTPAVPATTTASTKAISTAPVSSTAAPVTKPLVPAAVTPAANAGKPYRVVNTDMWDNLQSLQAGGSR; translated from the coding sequence GTGAATCAGCACATAGCGCATTTCTGGGATAGCCAGCAACACGACAGTCAGCAACAAAATGTTCAACACGAGGCTACACCACGCACCGCAGGTTCTCGGGTATTACGGATCGCGGTGACCCTCGCCTGTCTGGGGTTGGCCGGCTGTGCCGTTAAACCAGAGCCCGTCACGGTCGAGCAGCAGGCTGCACAGGCATTGAGTGACAGAACGCAGATGTTTGCCAATCAGGAACCGGTGCGCGGCACGATTACGCTGGATGAAGCGATTGCCCGTGCGCTGAAATATAACCTGCAACAGCGGGTCGCCCTGATGGAACAGGCGATGGAAGATGACCTGTTAGGCGTGCAGAATCTGGACATGTTGTTACCTAAACTGACCGCCCGCGCCGGGCTGCAAACTCGCGATAATGTGGCAGGTTCTAGCAGCCAGTCGGTCACAACAGGTCGGCAATCGCTGGAATCCTCCACCAGTCAGGATCAGACCATGCGCACCGCCGATCTGACGATGAGCTGGAATGTGCTGGATTTCGGCATCAGCTATTTCAACGCCAAAATGCAGGCGAACAAATCGCTGGCAGCGGAAGAACGCCGTCGTCGTGTGGTGGCGGATATTACCCGTCAGGTGCGGACGGCCTATTGGGAAGCGGCAACGGCACAACGCTTGCAGCCGGAAGTGACTACCGCGCTGACGCAGGCGCGTCAGGCGCTGGAATATGCGCGTCAGACCGAACAGCAGCGTTTGCTGGCACCGGTTGAGGCGCTGCGTTTCCAGAAAAATATGCTAGAGATGGTGCGTCAGTTGGAAATCGTCGATAGCGATCTGGTCGTAGCGAAATCTCGTCTGGCGGCGTTGATGAACCTGCCGCCGTCCAGCAAATATGATGTCGTCGTGCCCAATGAAAGTAGTTTGATTGCGCCAAAGATGGCCTACTCGCTCGACGATCTGGAAAACTTCTCGATGGTGAAACGTCCGGAAGTGCGCGAAGAGAGCTATCTGGCTCGCAATAGCGTATTGGAAACCCGTAAATCGCTGCTGCGTCTGCTACCGGGCGTATCGTTGTTTGCCGGTATCAACGGCGACAGCAACAGCTATCTGGTCAATAGCCAGTGGGCGAGCGCGGGTGTTCAGGTCAGCGGTAATCTGCTGAACGTGTTGTCATGGTCATCGGTGAAACGTGCCGGGCAGGCGAATGAAGACTTGGCGGAAGTTCGTCGTCAGGCGCTGCGTATGGCGGTGTTGACGCAGGTGAATGTCGCCTGGCAGGAATATCAGCAGAGTACGCAGATGTTCAGTCGTTATCAGGAACTGGCGCGGATTCAGCGCGGTATCCTCAACCAGACCACGCTCAGCGTACAACATCGTGCCGAAACACAGATGGAACAGGTGCGCGTTAGCACGGAAACCATTCTGACCACGCGCGCACGCGATCGCAGCTTTGCCGATGTGCAGAACGCATTGGGCGCAGTGTATCAGGCCGCAGGTCTGGACGTGCTGCCAGATAACGTGAACGATGTCAGTCTGGCGGCGTTAAGCAACTCGATAGCCCGCACCACGGGGAATCTTGAAAAAGGCGGTGTTGCGGTGCCGCGTCTGTCTCTGCCAACACCGGCGGTGCCTGCCACCACGACGGCGTCCACCAAGGCTATTTCTACCGCGCCAGTATCGTCAACCGCTGCGCCAGTGACGAAACCTCTCGTGCCTGCTGCTGTTACGCCTGCCGCTAACGCCGGGAAACCTTACCGCGTGGTGAATACCGATATGTGGGATAACCTGCAATCCTTACAGGCGGGAGGCTCGCGTTAA
- a CDS encoding efflux RND transporter periplasmic adaptor subunit has product MAVGMMRPLLLVSALSLPLWGQAATQGDIRVQLSAQRYTVLSSEIAGKVTDIAVKEGEHFKQGDTLLTFDCTVLREKLNYSNAAENAARKKLAIADRLDKLNSISLSDVDQARSSVSMAQAESGVNRAMLQRCAIKAPFSGRVTETKVKRWESVPEGKELLAIYDDSAFELEMIVPSRWLVWLKQGSAFQVTLDETGLSYPAEISRLSSAIDPVSQSVKVFGRITQSTAGLLPGMSGVAQIVPPDAGSVTP; this is encoded by the coding sequence ATGGCTGTCGGCATGATGCGTCCGCTGCTACTGGTGAGTGCGTTAAGTCTGCCCCTATGGGGGCAGGCGGCGACGCAGGGAGACATTCGCGTGCAGCTTAGCGCGCAGCGCTATACTGTGTTATCCAGCGAAATTGCCGGAAAAGTGACGGATATTGCAGTAAAAGAAGGCGAACACTTCAAACAGGGCGATACGCTGCTCACGTTTGACTGCACCGTGCTGCGTGAAAAACTGAACTACTCAAACGCGGCAGAGAATGCCGCGCGTAAGAAACTGGCGATTGCCGATCGGTTGGATAAGCTCAATTCGATCAGCCTGTCGGATGTCGATCAGGCACGATCGTCGGTGTCGATGGCGCAAGCGGAAAGCGGCGTCAATCGCGCGATGCTGCAACGCTGTGCCATTAAAGCGCCGTTCTCTGGTCGCGTAACGGAAACCAAGGTCAAGCGCTGGGAATCGGTGCCGGAAGGCAAAGAGCTGCTGGCGATCTATGATGACAGCGCGTTCGAGTTGGAAATGATCGTGCCGTCGCGCTGGCTGGTGTGGTTAAAGCAGGGCAGTGCTTTTCAGGTCACGCTGGATGAAACCGGCCTGAGCTATCCGGCTGAAATCAGCCGCCTCTCGTCGGCTATCGACCCAGTTAGCCAATCGGTGAAGGTCTTTGGTCGGATTACGCAATCCACCGCTGGATTACTACCGGGCATGAGCGGCGTGGCGCAAATTGTGCCACCAGATGCAGGCAGCGTAACGCCATGA
- a CDS encoding tetratricopeptide repeat protein — MVDLVAKLKRGAPMLALLIVSTVLVGCSSSTAIKGSKDEGLRLARLLRDQGRVEAATEVYARLDSRDALKGAEMLEYASVAALARSPQQTLELYGRARQALGGDTNRMTPEEALAVCLGMGRAQLALGRNTMAQNDFSCALKAQPNDAGALNGMGVVMDASGKHAEARQLFEKALQVNPADIAALNNLALSWLASGNADKAISLLRSVDGSNATGRLNLALAYLSGGRNDEARAALETIAQPQRIDGLIDELNQRLLQMQQDKSRGEALLLSSRQRLQLSSPE, encoded by the coding sequence ATGGTCGATCTGGTAGCAAAACTCAAGCGCGGCGCGCCCATGCTGGCACTGCTGATCGTTAGTACCGTGCTGGTGGGATGCAGCAGCTCGACGGCGATTAAAGGCAGTAAGGATGAAGGCCTGCGTTTGGCACGCCTGCTGCGCGATCAAGGGCGTGTTGAAGCGGCGACGGAAGTGTATGCGCGTCTCGACAGCCGTGATGCGCTGAAAGGGGCAGAGATGCTGGAGTATGCCAGCGTGGCTGCGTTAGCGCGTTCGCCACAGCAAACGCTGGAATTGTACGGACGAGCACGGCAGGCGCTGGGCGGTGATACCAACAGAATGACGCCGGAAGAAGCGCTGGCGGTGTGTCTGGGGATGGGGCGTGCGCAGTTGGCGTTGGGACGTAATACGATGGCGCAAAATGACTTTTCTTGTGCGCTGAAAGCACAGCCGAATGACGCAGGCGCACTCAATGGTATGGGCGTGGTGATGGATGCATCAGGTAAGCATGCAGAGGCGCGTCAACTGTTTGAAAAAGCGCTACAGGTGAACCCGGCAGATATCGCGGCGCTCAACAACCTGGCGCTCTCATGGCTGGCAAGTGGCAATGCGGACAAAGCGATTTCCCTGCTGCGTTCAGTGGATGGCAGCAACGCAACGGGTAGGCTGAATCTGGCGCTGGCCTACCTCTCTGGCGGCAGAAATGATGAGGCTCGTGCGGCATTGGAGACCATTGCCCAGCCGCAGCGTATTGATGGACTGATCGATGAGTTGAACCAGCGTTTACTGCAGATGCAGCAGGATAAATCTCGTGGCGAAGCGCTGCTGTTATCCAGCCGTCAACGCCTGCAATTGAGTTCGCCTGAGTAA
- a CDS encoding TadE/TadG family type IV pilus assembly protein: protein MTEHLLKLHRWLNINRCLSRLRCFWFSRRASTAVETALAFPIVLAIGSLCADIYTVGLERTRMEQRTGAIASILAMQQRLDEQGLQGLLDTVLPTEGMGNYQLLISNVRQTGELYWQLSRGTAEALCAESETLPGEEYTPELPERDREEGNKNISMLVVEICREGKDVGLLGGLSLGGMLHASSINRVAIGVVTLDETLRKEAGLEEDERNP from the coding sequence ATGACTGAGCACTTATTGAAACTCCATCGTTGGTTGAACATCAACCGCTGCCTGAGCCGACTCCGCTGCTTCTGGTTTTCTCGCCGCGCTTCTACTGCGGTAGAAACGGCGCTGGCATTTCCGATTGTGCTGGCGATAGGTTCTCTGTGTGCGGATATCTATACCGTTGGGCTGGAGCGGACGCGAATGGAACAGCGTACAGGGGCCATTGCATCAATATTAGCGATGCAGCAGAGGCTGGATGAACAAGGTCTACAGGGCTTGCTCGATACGGTGTTACCAACGGAAGGGATGGGTAATTACCAGTTGTTAATCAGCAATGTGCGTCAGACCGGCGAACTGTACTGGCAATTGAGCCGAGGGACGGCGGAAGCGCTCTGTGCTGAAAGCGAAACGCTGCCCGGTGAAGAATATACGCCTGAATTGCCGGAAAGAGATCGGGAAGAAGGCAATAAGAACATCTCTATGCTGGTAGTCGAAATCTGCCGCGAGGGGAAAGATGTTGGGTTGTTGGGGGGCCTGTCGCTGGGCGGCATGTTGCATGCCTCCTCCATCAACCGAGTGGCTATTGGCGTGGTGACGCTGGATGAGACACTCAGAAAAGAAGCCGGACTGGAAGAGGATGAACGGAATCCGTAA
- a CDS encoding efflux RND transporter periplasmic adaptor subunit: protein MIDRNTTAAVPTEQDTRLALLAELLQLQSRARARETLDELAFFIVNETHNLVKYRQALLWDSDKRRLQAASGLASLDHNAPFCTEFSRLCRQWQEEGRQTQALSFRDLPTDDRQLWQEHLPEFLLWLPLRVAQGETPLVLVLARDSAWLPAEIVLLEKLADAYAHAWLSLCKVRRRQVKTSPKKRRLIVAAVVALVLILLIPVRQSVLAPAEIVAHRPVMVRAPVAGVVDDILVRPNQTVSANQPLVRLDVRELENRLESARQAFATADAQYRQAQQQALFDANSKASLAVLQSRREQAQSDMDFLQRQQERMQLISPRDGVAILDDASDWIGRSVAVGERIMMIADPHDVELEIQLPAADAIALENGADVRLFLNVAPNSAQEARLEQIGYRAAPTPDNVMAYRLRARFTQDDPQLRVGLKGTAKLYGKRTVLFVYLLRKPLASLRVWLGV, encoded by the coding sequence ATGATCGATCGGAACACGACGGCAGCAGTACCAACCGAACAGGATACCCGGCTGGCGCTGCTGGCCGAGCTATTGCAGTTGCAAAGCCGTGCCAGAGCGCGTGAAACGCTGGATGAACTGGCGTTTTTCATCGTCAATGAAACGCACAATCTGGTGAAATATCGTCAGGCGCTGCTGTGGGATAGCGATAAACGGCGTTTGCAGGCCGCGTCCGGGCTGGCCTCGCTCGATCACAACGCGCCGTTTTGCACCGAATTTAGCCGCCTGTGCCGCCAGTGGCAGGAAGAAGGACGTCAAACACAGGCGCTCAGTTTTCGGGATTTGCCCACGGACGATCGCCAACTGTGGCAGGAGCATTTGCCCGAATTTTTACTCTGGTTACCGCTGCGGGTGGCGCAGGGTGAGACACCGCTGGTATTGGTATTAGCACGGGACAGCGCGTGGCTACCAGCGGAGATCGTCCTGCTGGAAAAGCTGGCAGATGCCTACGCACATGCATGGTTAAGCCTGTGTAAAGTGCGCCGTCGTCAGGTTAAAACCAGTCCGAAAAAACGCCGTTTGATCGTGGCTGCCGTGGTCGCGCTGGTGCTGATCTTATTGATCCCGGTTCGCCAGTCGGTGCTGGCTCCGGCGGAGATCGTCGCCCATCGTCCGGTGATGGTGCGCGCTCCTGTCGCGGGCGTGGTGGATGACATTCTGGTTCGCCCTAATCAAACCGTTAGCGCTAACCAACCGCTGGTGCGGCTGGACGTGCGCGAACTGGAAAATCGGCTGGAATCGGCTCGGCAGGCTTTTGCGACAGCCGATGCTCAGTACCGCCAGGCACAGCAACAGGCATTGTTTGATGCCAACAGCAAGGCCAGTTTGGCCGTGCTGCAAAGTCGCCGCGAGCAGGCGCAGAGCGACATGGATTTTCTGCAACGTCAGCAGGAACGTATGCAACTCATTTCCCCGCGTGACGGCGTGGCGATCCTTGATGATGCCAGTGACTGGATTGGCCGCTCGGTCGCGGTAGGCGAACGTATCATGATGATCGCCGATCCACACGATGTGGAGCTAGAGATCCAATTGCCTGCGGCGGATGCCATTGCGCTGGAAAATGGTGCGGATGTACGCCTGTTCCTCAATGTGGCACCGAATTCGGCACAAGAGGCGCGGCTTGAACAGATCGGCTATCGCGCCGCGCCGACGCCGGATAATGTAATGGCCTATCGGCTACGGGCACGTTTTACGCAGGATGATCCACAGCTTCGAGTGGGGCTGAAGGGCACGGCTAAGCTGTACGGAAAACGCACGGTGCTGTTCGTTTATCTATTGCGTAAACCGCTGGCATCCCTGCGCGTTTGGCTGGGTGTGTAA
- a CDS encoding type II secretion system F family protein, whose protein sequence is MTVFDDPLLLLALVLMVAGIYLARAHHKTQQYKQLEIRMRGHLPTASIEAASQENILRGQGTALSPLLEKLLQPLAIQGERLSGSDRDRRNLRRLLDLAGLRRNEAVGLLVMGKFAAGALLAIALVWGWLPPADRAGLTGVAAGLIGFFVGSMVPEWWLKWRAASRGEKLARAVPDALDLMVVCAEAGLPIGRVLQVVSKELGLSSPEMADELHYTAAELQILSDRTLAMRHLAERTRVSEIESMVATLIQAERYGTPLSQALRTIADESRKTLILGLEEKAGKLPAQLSVPLMALILPPIIAIMASPALVRVIRLLAQ, encoded by the coding sequence ATGACTGTTTTTGACGATCCTTTACTGCTGCTGGCGCTCGTGCTGATGGTGGCAGGCATTTATCTGGCCCGTGCACACCATAAAACGCAGCAATACAAGCAGTTGGAAATTCGCATGCGCGGGCACTTGCCCACGGCCTCTATAGAGGCGGCCTCTCAGGAGAACATCCTGAGAGGCCAGGGAACTGCATTATCCCCCCTGTTGGAAAAGCTGTTGCAGCCCCTTGCTATACAGGGCGAGCGCTTGTCGGGATCGGATCGCGATCGCCGCAATCTGCGCCGTCTGCTTGATCTGGCCGGTCTCCGCCGTAATGAAGCGGTGGGCTTGCTAGTGATGGGGAAATTTGCTGCCGGGGCGCTGCTCGCTATCGCTCTGGTGTGGGGATGGCTACCGCCTGCTGACCGTGCTGGCCTGACGGGTGTCGCGGCGGGGCTCATTGGCTTCTTTGTTGGCTCCATGGTGCCGGAGTGGTGGCTAAAGTGGCGTGCGGCAAGCCGGGGTGAAAAACTGGCGCGTGCGGTACCGGATGCACTGGATCTGATGGTGGTCTGCGCCGAAGCTGGTCTGCCTATCGGACGCGTGTTGCAGGTGGTGTCAAAGGAGTTGGGGCTATCGTCGCCGGAAATGGCGGATGAACTGCACTACACCGCAGCCGAATTGCAGATCCTGTCAGATCGTACACTGGCGATGAGGCATCTGGCTGAACGTACCCGAGTCAGCGAGATCGAAAGTATGGTGGCGACGCTGATTCAGGCGGAACGCTACGGTACGCCGCTGTCTCAGGCGCTGCGTACTATTGCGGATGAAAGCCGCAAGACGCTGATTTTAGGGCTGGAAGAGAAGGCGGGAAAATTACCTGCGCAACTGAGCGTGCCGTTGATGGCGCTGATCTTGCCACCGATTATCGCCATTATGGCATCGCCTGCACTGGTGCGAGTGATCCGCCTGCTGGCGCAATAG